A single Actinomadura algeriensis DNA region contains:
- a CDS encoding toll/interleukin-1 receptor domain-containing protein, producing the protein MPLGEPVKVELTLIDEGARWVNTEPDGIVVGAVTLRGWEIHPVQATLEVLGENDAYLVKINYELDLGLDPVPMNWFEVGFEFIAGDGSGHVTVLDALPRTIGPEKERVYSVNRRLQFVPCAAGIEPDAVLPATTYQIDVFGVGGNNPRWKNSATCGGNVRSGSHAAWLSLLVPRGCPEVAVGLSIRYSLPPEEIIGSLPAHDAVTFPLVLKGGSRRVVEPVPTDDADPARRPEGPRVFISYAHDTARHERNALEFAELLDRAGVDVHLDKWSGAVRRNWWMWAEREIRIADFTVVVASPRCKAVAEGEIPSDENRGMRTELNFIRELLAKDESHWLPKILPVVLPGETVENLPAFLQPYNCDHYRIDEFTEEEVEGLLRAMGRTDSGERPSSRVS; encoded by the coding sequence ATGCCTCTTGGGGAGCCGGTCAAAGTCGAGTTGACCCTGATCGACGAGGGTGCCAGGTGGGTCAACACGGAGCCGGACGGTATCGTTGTCGGTGCGGTGACGCTTCGAGGCTGGGAGATCCATCCCGTCCAGGCGACGCTCGAGGTGCTGGGCGAGAATGACGCGTACCTCGTCAAGATCAATTACGAACTGGACCTCGGCCTCGATCCCGTGCCCATGAACTGGTTCGAGGTCGGCTTCGAGTTCATTGCCGGCGACGGCTCTGGTCACGTAACCGTTCTGGACGCCCTGCCGCGGACCATCGGCCCGGAGAAGGAACGCGTCTACTCCGTGAATCGGCGGTTGCAGTTCGTGCCCTGCGCGGCTGGGATAGAGCCGGATGCCGTTCTGCCGGCCACGACCTACCAGATCGACGTCTTCGGCGTCGGCGGGAACAATCCGCGGTGGAAGAACTCGGCCACGTGCGGGGGCAACGTCCGCTCCGGCTCGCACGCGGCCTGGCTGTCGCTGCTCGTTCCCCGGGGATGCCCGGAAGTGGCGGTCGGGCTTTCGATCCGCTACTCGCTGCCTCCCGAAGAGATCATCGGCTCGCTGCCCGCCCATGATGCGGTGACGTTCCCCTTGGTCCTGAAGGGCGGCAGCCGGCGTGTTGTGGAGCCGGTTCCCACCGACGACGCGGACCCCGCGCGCAGGCCGGAGGGCCCGCGGGTCTTCATCTCCTACGCACACGACACTGCGAGGCACGAGAGGAACGCACTCGAATTCGCCGAGCTGCTCGATCGTGCCGGTGTCGACGTCCACTTGGACAAGTGGTCCGGTGCCGTGCGCCGGAATTGGTGGATGTGGGCGGAAAGAGAGATCAGGATCGCGGATTTCACCGTCGTCGTCGCCTCGCCTCGGTGTAAGGCCGTAGCTGAGGGCGAGATTCCCAGCGACGAGAACCGCGGAATGCGTACTGAGTTGAACTTCATCCGGGAACTGCTCGCGAAGGACGAGAGCCACTGGCTCCCAAAAATACTGCCTGTCGTCCTCCCGGGCGAGACGGTCGAGAACCTGCCGGCATTTCTTCAACCGTACAACTGTGACCACTACCGGATCGATGAATTCACCGAGGAGGAAGTGGAGGGGCTGCTGCGGGCGATGGGGAGGACCGACTCCGGGGAACGGCCCTCCAGCCGCGTTAGTTAG
- a CDS encoding IS110 family RNA-guided transposase: MSVFCGIDWAEGHHDIALVDADGQLVAKRRILETVAGFAELTEMLAVAGDSAEAPIPVAIETPRGLLVAALRATGRRVHAINPMAVARYRERYSVARKKFDHINAMVLANILRTDAHAHRALPEDSELARAIAVLARAHQDATWRRTRVSNELRSLLREYYPAFLAAFKGQTSGLTSREARALLRIAPDPTAAARLSRPQIVAALRRSGRRRCVDDLSIQIQQALRRPHLQHPGLVEQAMGEQALALLATLDAECSNVDRLGEAVTQAFQQHPDHAVITSFPGLGDTLGARVLAEIGDDRNRFTDARAVKAYAGSAPVTRASGKSISITHRHVKNNRLAATGFSWAFMALTNHPPAREHYERRRTTGDKHPAALRHLFNRMIGQLYHCLQSGQEYDPAKAFSAQLPTAA, translated from the coding sequence ATGAGCGTGTTCTGCGGGATCGACTGGGCCGAAGGCCATCATGACATCGCCCTGGTGGACGCCGACGGCCAACTGGTGGCCAAGCGGAGGATCCTCGAGACGGTTGCGGGATTCGCCGAGCTGACGGAGATGCTGGCGGTCGCTGGTGACAGCGCCGAGGCGCCGATCCCGGTAGCGATCGAAACACCTCGGGGGCTGCTGGTGGCGGCGCTGCGAGCCACCGGAAGGCGGGTCCATGCCATCAACCCGATGGCCGTCGCCCGCTATCGGGAGCGCTACTCGGTCGCCCGCAAGAAGTTCGACCACATCAATGCGATGGTGCTGGCCAACATCCTGCGCACCGACGCCCACGCGCACCGGGCCCTGCCCGAAGATTCCGAGCTGGCCCGCGCGATCGCGGTGCTTGCCCGTGCCCACCAGGACGCGACGTGGCGGCGCACCCGCGTCTCCAACGAACTCCGGTCGCTGCTGCGGGAGTACTACCCGGCCTTCCTGGCAGCCTTCAAGGGACAGACCTCGGGCCTGACCAGCCGCGAAGCCCGAGCGTTGCTAAGGATCGCTCCCGACCCGACGGCCGCGGCGAGACTGTCACGGCCTCAGATAGTCGCCGCCTTGCGCCGGTCGGGCCGGCGCCGTTGTGTCGACGACCTGTCCATCCAGATCCAGCAGGCACTTCGCCGGCCGCATCTGCAACATCCGGGCCTGGTCGAACAGGCCATGGGCGAACAGGCCCTGGCGCTGCTGGCCACCCTGGACGCCGAATGCTCCAACGTTGATCGCCTCGGCGAAGCCGTCACCCAGGCGTTCCAGCAGCACCCCGACCATGCCGTGATCACCAGCTTCCCCGGCCTGGGCGACACCCTGGGCGCCCGCGTCCTGGCCGAGATCGGCGACGACCGCAACCGTTTCACCGACGCACGGGCGGTCAAGGCCTATGCAGGATCGGCACCGGTCACCCGAGCATCCGGAAAAAGCATTTCGATCACGCACCGGCATGTGAAGAACAACCGGCTCGCCGCCACTGGTTTCAGCTGGGCGTTCATGGCCCTCACCAATCATCCGCCAGCACGCGAACACTACGAGCGGCGACGCACCACCGGCGACAAGCACCCCGCTGCCCTGCGGCACCTGTTCAACCGGATGATCGGCCAGCTCTATCACTGCCTCCAGTCCGGCCAAGAATATGACCCGGCCAAGGCCTTCTCCGCTCAACTCCCCACAGCCGCTTGA
- a CDS encoding PGPGW domain-containing protein, with translation MVVKEEEVAPPRRYRRFRDNMRRNPLLNTAWRIGVFTVGVTVALGGLVMMITPGPGMLGILVGLAILATEFAWARRALNHAKAAAERAKERALDPKRRRRNAALGITGGLLAGAAIVGYLAVYDFVLPWQIQDVSFWN, from the coding sequence GTGGTCGTTAAAGAAGAAGAAGTCGCCCCACCGAGGCGCTACCGCCGCTTCCGCGACAACATGCGCCGGAACCCGCTCCTCAACACCGCCTGGCGGATCGGTGTCTTCACCGTAGGCGTCACCGTCGCCCTCGGCGGCCTGGTCATGATGATCACCCCGGGCCCCGGCATGCTCGGCATCCTCGTCGGCCTCGCCATCCTCGCCACCGAGTTCGCCTGGGCCCGCCGAGCCCTGAACCACGCCAAGGCCGCCGCCGAACGCGCCAAGGAACGCGCCCTCGACCCCAAGCGCCGCCGCCGCAACGCCGCCCTCGGAATCACCGGCGGCCTCCTCGCGGGCGCCGCCATCGTCGGCTACCTCGCCGTCTACGACTTCGTCCTGCCCTGGCAGATCCAGGACGTCAGCTTCTGGAACTGA
- a CDS encoding SsgA family sporulation/cell division regulator: MNSSTTVSAELGLRLVVPDRTTVPLLAGLEYAADDPYAIRMAFYVGDDEPVEWIFARELLTVGIVRKVGDGDVEVWPGDDDSTLHIALSSPFGNALFEVPLSPLADFLHRTYQAVPAGEESDFIDIDAEVENLLWPS, encoded by the coding sequence ATGAACAGCAGTACCACAGTCTCAGCCGAGCTGGGCCTTCGTCTCGTCGTCCCCGACCGCACGACCGTCCCCCTGCTCGCCGGGCTGGAGTACGCGGCCGATGATCCGTACGCGATCCGGATGGCGTTCTACGTTGGCGATGACGAACCGGTGGAGTGGATCTTCGCCCGGGAGTTGCTGACCGTCGGCATCGTGCGCAAGGTCGGGGACGGCGACGTCGAGGTCTGGCCGGGCGACGACGACAGCACGCTGCACATCGCGCTGTCCTCGCCGTTCGGGAACGCCCTGTTCGAGGTGCCGCTGTCGCCGCTGGCGGACTTCCTGCACCGGACGTACCAGGCGGTGCCTGCGGGCGAGGAGTCCGACTTCATCGACATCGACGCCGAGGTGGAGAACCTGCTCTGGCCCTCATGA
- the sthA gene encoding Si-specific NAD(P)(+) transhydrogenase, whose amino-acid sequence MNDFDLLVLGSGPGGQRAAIAAAKLGHRVAIVDRREMIGGVCINTGTIPSKTLREAVLYLTGLNQRELYGQSYRVDDDITVADLGMRTRHVIGREIDIVRSQLARNRVTVLTGLGRFLDPHTVGVASEQSREQKITADRIVIATGTRPARPDTVEFDDHTIIDSDGIVDLDRVPESMVVVGAGVIGIEYASMFAALGTKVTVVEKRERMLDFCDLEIVEALKYHLRDLAVTFRFRETVASVERMEHGALTILESGKRIPADTVMYSAGRHGMTDDLGLDAAGLTADRRGRLTVDEHYRTDVPHIYAVGDVIGFPSLAATSMEQGRLAAHHACGEPLAQMHELQPIGIYTIPEISFVGRTEDALTEAKIPFEVGISRYRELARGQIIGDSYGMLKLLVSPEDRRLLGVHVFGTGATELVHIGQTVMGCNGTVDYLVNAVFNYPTLAESYKVAALDAMNKMRHIARLTS is encoded by the coding sequence GTGAACGATTTCGATCTCCTCGTGCTCGGTTCGGGACCCGGCGGCCAGCGCGCCGCGATAGCCGCCGCCAAGCTGGGACACCGGGTGGCGATCGTCGACCGCCGGGAGATGATCGGCGGCGTCTGCATCAACACCGGAACGATCCCGTCCAAGACGCTGCGCGAGGCCGTCCTGTATCTCACGGGCCTCAACCAGCGCGAACTCTACGGCCAGAGCTACCGGGTCGACGACGACATCACCGTGGCCGACCTGGGCATGCGGACCCGGCACGTGATCGGCCGCGAGATCGACATCGTCCGCAGCCAGCTTGCCCGCAACCGCGTCACCGTCCTGACCGGCCTCGGGCGGTTCCTCGACCCGCACACCGTCGGCGTCGCGTCCGAGCAGAGCCGCGAGCAGAAGATCACCGCCGACCGCATCGTGATAGCGACCGGCACCCGCCCCGCCCGTCCGGACACCGTCGAGTTCGACGACCACACGATCATCGACTCCGACGGGATCGTCGACCTCGACCGCGTCCCCGAAAGCATGGTCGTGGTCGGCGCGGGCGTGATCGGCATCGAGTACGCCTCGATGTTCGCCGCGCTCGGCACCAAGGTCACCGTCGTCGAGAAACGCGAACGCATGCTCGACTTCTGCGACCTGGAGATCGTCGAGGCGCTCAAGTACCACCTGCGCGACCTGGCGGTCACCTTCCGGTTCCGCGAGACGGTCGCCTCCGTCGAACGGATGGAGCACGGCGCGCTCACCATCCTGGAGAGCGGCAAGCGCATCCCCGCCGACACCGTCATGTACTCGGCGGGCCGCCACGGCATGACCGACGACCTGGGCCTCGACGCCGCCGGCCTCACCGCCGACCGCCGCGGCCGCCTCACCGTCGACGAGCACTACCGCACGGACGTCCCGCACATCTACGCCGTCGGCGACGTCATCGGCTTTCCCTCACTCGCCGCCACCTCGATGGAACAGGGCCGCCTGGCCGCGCACCACGCCTGCGGCGAACCCCTGGCGCAGATGCACGAACTCCAGCCCATCGGGATCTACACGATCCCCGAGATCAGCTTCGTCGGACGCACCGAGGACGCCCTCACCGAGGCCAAGATCCCCTTCGAAGTGGGCATCTCCCGCTACCGCGAACTCGCCCGAGGCCAGATCATCGGCGACTCCTACGGAATGCTCAAGCTCCTGGTCTCCCCCGAAGACCGCCGCCTCCTGGGCGTCCACGTCTTCGGCACCGGAGCGACCGAGCTCGTCCACATCGGCCAGACGGTCATGGGCTGCAACGGCACCGTCGACTACCTGGTCAACGCCGTTTTCAACTACCCCACCCTCGCCGAGTCCTACAAGGTCGCCGCCCTCGACGCGATGAACAAGATGCGGCACATCGCCCGGCTCACCTCATGA
- a CDS encoding aminotransferase class IV: MTEQVWINGELIDAARATVSVFDHGMLVGDGVFETVKAQNGEPFALTRHLRRLARSAAALGLPEPDHDTLAQGVLEVLAAAPRRPLARVRITCTSGPGPLGSARGDAGPTVTIIAAEQAPFPPTGDVTIVPWTRNEHGALTGVKSTSYAENALALAYAAERGSGEAIFANTAGNLCEGTGSNVFVVRGGRLLTPPLSSGCLAGVTRELTLEWCGGEEADLTLDDLRRADEAFLTSTTRDVQPIRAVDGDALPSAPGPITHKAMEAFAARAAELMDP, encoded by the coding sequence GTGACGGAGCAGGTCTGGATCAACGGGGAACTGATCGACGCCGCACGGGCGACCGTGTCGGTCTTCGACCACGGCATGCTCGTCGGAGACGGTGTCTTCGAGACCGTCAAGGCCCAGAACGGGGAGCCGTTCGCGCTGACCCGCCACCTGAGGCGCCTCGCCCGCTCCGCCGCCGCGCTCGGCCTCCCCGAACCCGACCACGACACCCTCGCCCAGGGCGTCCTCGAGGTGCTGGCCGCCGCGCCCCGCCGGCCGCTCGCCCGCGTCCGCATCACCTGCACCAGCGGCCCCGGCCCGCTCGGCTCCGCGCGCGGCGACGCCGGCCCGACCGTCACGATCATCGCCGCCGAGCAGGCCCCGTTCCCGCCCACCGGCGACGTCACGATCGTCCCGTGGACCCGCAACGAGCACGGCGCGCTGACCGGCGTCAAGAGCACCTCCTACGCCGAGAACGCGCTCGCGCTCGCCTACGCCGCCGAGCGGGGGAGCGGCGAGGCGATCTTCGCCAACACCGCCGGGAACCTCTGCGAGGGCACCGGCAGCAACGTCTTCGTCGTCCGCGGCGGCCGGCTGCTCACGCCGCCGCTGTCGTCCGGCTGCCTCGCCGGCGTCACCCGCGAGCTGACGCTCGAATGGTGCGGCGGCGAGGAGGCGGACCTCACCCTCGACGACCTCCGCCGCGCCGACGAGGCGTTCCTGACGTCCACCACGCGCGACGTCCAGCCGATCCGCGCCGTGGACGGCGACGCCCTGCCGTCCGCGCCCGGCCCCATCACCCACAAGGCCATGGAGGCGTTCGCGGCCCGCGCCGCCGAGCTGATGGACCCCTGA
- a CDS encoding chorismate-binding protein, with amino-acid sequence MSTGRAPEFAYAGGVLATGLADVTTDPAALDSRGWWAVVVTYEGKITCARFEHVRPAPHPDGPWRPPGAWTSSLDEPAYRAGVETIRAAIADGVVYQANLCRVLSAPIAPDADIAGLGARLAAGNPAPHAMTVRLPGLAVACASPELYLAREGAAVTSRPIKGTGRTARDLLPKDRAENVMIVDLVRNDLGRVAGTGTVRVPGLCEIEDHPGLVHLVSTVEARIAPGAGWPELLAATFPPGSVTGAPKASALALLEELEPVPRGPYCGAIGWVDADARRGALAVGIRTFWQEDGLLRFGTGAGITWGSDPRREWHETELKAARLLEVASG; translated from the coding sequence GTGAGCACCGGGCGGGCCCCGGAGTTCGCGTACGCCGGGGGAGTCCTCGCGACCGGGCTCGCGGACGTCACCACCGACCCCGCCGCCCTCGACTCGCGCGGCTGGTGGGCCGTCGTCGTCACGTACGAGGGAAAGATCACGTGCGCCCGGTTCGAGCACGTCCGTCCCGCACCCCACCCGGACGGCCCGTGGAGGCCGCCGGGCGCCTGGACGAGCTCGCTCGACGAACCCGCCTACCGCGCGGGCGTCGAGACGATCCGCGCCGCGATCGCCGACGGCGTCGTCTACCAGGCGAACCTGTGCCGCGTCCTGTCCGCCCCGATCGCGCCGGACGCCGACATCGCCGGGCTCGGCGCCCGGCTGGCCGCGGGCAACCCGGCGCCGCACGCGATGACCGTCCGGCTCCCCGGCCTCGCGGTCGCCTGCGCGTCCCCCGAGCTCTACCTCGCGCGCGAGGGCGCGGCGGTGACGTCCCGTCCGATCAAGGGCACCGGCCGGACGGCCCGCGACCTGCTGCCCAAGGACCGCGCGGAGAACGTGATGATCGTCGACCTGGTCCGCAACGACCTCGGCCGCGTCGCCGGGACCGGGACGGTCCGCGTCCCCGGGCTGTGCGAGATCGAGGACCACCCCGGACTGGTGCACCTGGTGTCGACCGTCGAGGCGCGGATCGCCCCCGGCGCCGGCTGGCCCGAACTGCTCGCCGCGACGTTTCCTCCCGGTTCGGTCACCGGCGCCCCGAAAGCGAGCGCCCTGGCGCTGCTCGAAGAACTCGAACCCGTTCCCCGGGGCCCGTACTGTGGAGCCATCGGCTGGGTGGACGCGGACGCCCGGCGCGGCGCCCTCGCGGTGGGCATCCGGACCTTCTGGCAGGAGGACGGCCTGCTCCGTTTCGGCACCGGCGCCGGGATCACGTGGGGGTCCGACCCCCGGCGGGAATGGCACGAGACAGAGCTGAAGGCGGCTCGGCTTTTGGAGGTGGCGTCCGGGTGA
- a CDS encoding helix-turn-helix domain-containing protein, which produces MATEDVVAADFAPVAALLADRARAAMLTALLDGRPLAAGELARAAGVGPSTASAHLARLLDGGLVTVLSQGRHRYYELRDAEVAQLVEALSRMSPPVRVRSLRQSSEARRLQRARTCYDHLAGQAGVALFAALLDGGLLEPDADGYATTPEGDERLRALGLDVAALRSPRRRFAWRCLDWTERRPHLNGALAAALTARTIDLGWFERGAAPRALTVTDAGLAGLADSFGCVLP; this is translated from the coding sequence ATGGCCACCGAGGACGTCGTCGCAGCGGACTTCGCGCCGGTCGCGGCGCTGCTGGCCGACCGGGCGCGGGCCGCGATGCTCACGGCGCTGCTGGACGGGCGCCCGCTCGCCGCCGGCGAACTCGCCCGCGCGGCGGGCGTCGGCCCGTCCACCGCGAGCGCGCACCTGGCGCGGCTGCTGGACGGCGGCCTCGTCACCGTGCTCAGCCAGGGACGGCACCGGTACTACGAGCTGCGCGACGCCGAGGTCGCGCAGCTCGTCGAGGCGCTGTCGAGGATGAGCCCGCCCGTCCGGGTGCGGAGCCTGCGGCAGTCGAGCGAGGCGCGCCGCCTCCAGCGGGCGCGCACCTGCTACGACCATCTCGCCGGGCAGGCGGGCGTCGCCCTGTTCGCCGCGCTCCTGGACGGCGGGCTGCTGGAGCCCGACGCCGACGGCTACGCCACCACCCCCGAGGGCGACGAGCGGCTGCGTGCCCTCGGCCTGGACGTCGCGGCCCTGCGAAGCCCCCGCCGCCGGTTCGCCTGGCGCTGCCTCGACTGGACCGAGCGGCGCCCCCACCTCAACGGCGCCCTCGCCGCCGCGCTGACCGCCCGGACGATCGACCTCGGCTGGTTCGAGCGCGGCGCCGCGCCCCGCGCCCTGACGGTGACCGACGCGGGCCTCGCCGGGCTCGCCGACTCGTTCGGCTGCGTCCTGCCGTGA
- a CDS encoding TetR/AcrR family transcriptional regulator, protein MTGTPAQSSQPAESQQTGDAPRPRRRLTAEARRSSILAAARRAFTESGDMSGTTIKVIAEHSGISEGVIYRHFESKEQLFFEAVVEPLKEAVDDLVAATATVDRDQPLTPELQLKTMTGLYRQLISTLEEVLPLLGLVLFGDPQVARRFYRENFSVAMDRLAEAWREVEDRYGFPFESPDISARAVMGIAFILALESHHSRGFDRHRAVSLISEGTVKGFFPAIEPTRRRR, encoded by the coding sequence GTGACCGGTACGCCCGCCCAGTCCTCGCAGCCCGCCGAGTCGCAGCAAACCGGGGACGCACCGCGCCCCCGCCGCCGGCTCACCGCGGAGGCCCGCCGGAGCTCGATCCTCGCCGCCGCGCGGCGGGCGTTCACCGAGTCCGGCGACATGAGCGGCACGACCATCAAGGTGATCGCCGAGCACAGCGGCATCAGCGAGGGCGTGATCTACCGCCACTTCGAGAGCAAGGAGCAGCTCTTCTTCGAGGCGGTCGTCGAGCCGCTGAAGGAGGCGGTGGACGACCTGGTCGCCGCGACCGCGACCGTGGACCGCGACCAGCCGCTCACGCCCGAGCTGCAGCTCAAGACGATGACCGGCCTGTACCGGCAGCTCATCTCGACGCTGGAGGAGGTCCTCCCGCTGCTCGGCCTGGTGCTCTTCGGAGACCCGCAGGTGGCGCGCCGGTTCTACCGGGAGAACTTCTCCGTGGCGATGGACCGGCTCGCCGAGGCGTGGCGCGAGGTGGAGGACCGGTACGGCTTCCCGTTCGAGTCTCCGGACATCTCGGCGCGCGCCGTGATGGGCATCGCGTTCATCCTCGCCCTGGAGAGCCACCACAGCCGCGGGTTCGACCGCCATCGCGCGGTGTCGCTGATCAGCGAGGGCACCGTCAAGGGGTTCTTCCCGGCCATCGAGCCGACGCGCCGGCGCCGCTGA
- a CDS encoding thiolase family protein, translating to MTSREALIVAGARTAIGTAYKGSLADVDALELGAKAVAEAVRRSGVPAERVDDVVLGESLYGGGAIGRHAAIEAGLVHAPGIAHNRHCASGLAALQTAAASVIAGMDRVVVAGGVQSSSTAPKTNRRVPGTDDWEEDWLAPSHPETPDAPIRDMTITVGWNAAVKAGIGRAEMDAWALRSHRRAVAGIDAGGFADEIFPLEVRRRDGTSFTFDVDEHPRRTSSMDKLASLKPLHPEIPDFAITAGNSAGVNDGAAAMVVTDRDVAAEHGLEPLAVVRAWASAGVPPADTGLAPAPAIRRALDRAGMSVADVSRWEINEAFASVSIAATRELGLDEETVNVLGSGCSLGHPVAMTGARMVLTLAHELRRRGGGIGVAAMCAGGGMGSAVVLEVPA from the coding sequence ATGACGAGCCGTGAAGCACTGATCGTCGCGGGCGCGCGGACCGCGATCGGGACCGCCTACAAGGGCTCCCTGGCCGACGTCGACGCGCTCGAACTCGGCGCGAAGGCGGTCGCCGAGGCCGTCCGCCGCTCCGGCGTCCCCGCCGAGCGGGTGGACGACGTCGTGCTGGGGGAGTCGCTCTACGGCGGCGGGGCCATCGGCCGGCACGCCGCGATCGAGGCCGGCCTCGTGCACGCGCCGGGCATCGCCCACAACCGGCATTGCGCCTCCGGGCTCGCCGCGCTGCAGACCGCCGCGGCCTCGGTCATCGCCGGAATGGACCGCGTCGTCGTCGCGGGCGGCGTCCAGTCGAGCTCCACCGCCCCCAAGACGAACCGGCGCGTTCCCGGCACCGACGACTGGGAGGAGGACTGGCTCGCCCCCAGCCACCCCGAGACCCCCGACGCCCCGATCCGCGACATGACGATCACGGTCGGCTGGAACGCCGCCGTGAAGGCCGGGATCGGACGCGCCGAGATGGACGCCTGGGCGCTGCGATCGCACCGGCGCGCCGTCGCCGGCATCGACGCGGGCGGCTTCGCGGACGAGATCTTCCCGCTCGAGGTGCGCCGCCGCGACGGGACGTCGTTCACCTTCGACGTCGACGAGCACCCGCGCCGCACCTCGAGCATGGACAAGCTCGCGTCCCTCAAGCCGCTGCACCCCGAGATCCCCGACTTCGCGATCACCGCCGGGAACTCGGCCGGGGTGAACGACGGCGCGGCGGCGATGGTCGTCACCGACCGGGACGTCGCCGCCGAGCACGGCCTCGAACCGCTGGCCGTCGTGCGGGCGTGGGCGTCGGCCGGGGTGCCGCCCGCGGACACCGGCCTGGCCCCGGCCCCCGCGATCCGCCGGGCCCTCGACCGGGCGGGCATGTCGGTCGCGGACGTCTCCCGCTGGGAGATCAACGAGGCGTTCGCCTCCGTGAGCATCGCCGCGACGCGCGAACTCGGGCTGGACGAGGAGACCGTCAACGTCCTCGGCAGCGGCTGCAGCCTCGGGCATCCGGTCGCGATGACCGGCGCCCGGATGGTGCTCACGCTCGCCCACGAGCTGCGCCGCCGGGGCGGCGGGATCGGCGTGGCGGCGATGTGCGCCGGCGGCGGCATGGGAAGCGCCGTCGTGCTCGAAGTCCCCGCCTGA
- a CDS encoding alpha/beta fold hydrolase, which translates to MATASVDGLTIGYDVIGDARGGGRSWVVTPGGREGRDSPGVRELAAALAARGDRVLVWDRPNTGESDVCFDGVTESDMQARALAGLLERLDMAPAVLAGGSGGSRVSLLTAARHREVAAGVALWWISGGVFGLMTIGIHYCAASIRAAWDGGMEAVAALPEWAEVIRRNPGNRRRILDADPAEFVATLERWMAAYCPREGELVPGLPDADARSLDVPAIVLRSGASDVHHRRETSERVARALPGARLAEPPWGDAEWRERQAARSAGEAPGLFVRWPLLAPLLAGWADEALPRGA; encoded by the coding sequence ATGGCGACGGCAAGCGTGGACGGACTGACGATCGGCTACGACGTGATCGGCGACGCGCGGGGCGGCGGGCGCTCGTGGGTCGTGACCCCGGGCGGGCGCGAGGGCAGGGACTCGCCGGGCGTCCGGGAGCTGGCGGCCGCGCTGGCCGCGCGCGGCGACCGGGTGCTCGTCTGGGACCGGCCGAACACCGGCGAGTCGGACGTGTGCTTCGACGGCGTCACCGAGTCGGACATGCAGGCGCGGGCGCTGGCCGGGCTGCTGGAGCGCCTTGACATGGCGCCCGCCGTGCTCGCCGGGGGCTCCGGCGGTTCCCGGGTGTCGCTGCTGACCGCCGCCCGGCACCGCGAAGTCGCCGCGGGGGTCGCGCTGTGGTGGATCAGCGGCGGCGTGTTCGGCCTGATGACGATCGGGATCCACTACTGCGCCGCGTCGATCCGGGCCGCGTGGGACGGCGGGATGGAGGCCGTCGCGGCGCTGCCCGAGTGGGCGGAGGTCATCCGGCGCAATCCCGGCAACCGGCGGCGCATCCTGGACGCCGACCCCGCCGAGTTCGTCGCGACGCTCGAACGGTGGATGGCCGCGTACTGCCCCCGCGAGGGCGAACTCGTGCCCGGCCTGCCCGACGCGGACGCGCGGAGCCTCGACGTCCCGGCGATCGTCCTGCGCAGCGGCGCGAGCGACGTGCACCACCGGCGCGAGACGTCGGAGCGGGTGGCGCGGGCGCTGCCGGGCGCCCGGCTCGCCGAGCCGCCGTGGGGGGACGCGGAATGGCGGGAGCGGCAGGCGGCGCGCTCGGCCGGGGAGGCGCCGGGGCTGTTCGTGCGCTGGCCCCTGCTCGCCCCGCTCCTGGCCGGATGGGCGGACGAGGCCCTCCCCCGCGGGGCCTGA